The segment GCCAAAAAACTAATCGAGAAACATCCATGAAGCCGGTTACTCTAAAAGGCAAACTCTACTTAATCCCAACTACTTTGGGAGAAATGAATCCTCATGATGTTTTACCGCAAACCGTAAAAAGAGCCATAGATTTTATAGACGACTACATCGTTGAAAATGAAAAAACAGCTCGGAAATTCATCAAATCTATTCATCCTGAAAAAGTTCAAAACAGTTTAAGAATTTCTTCTCTCAACAAACGAACAGAAGTTTCCGAATACAATGCCATGATTGCACCGTGTCTTAATGGTTTGAACATTGGTTTAATGAGCGAAGCCGGTTGTCCCGGAGTTGCTGATCCCGGAGCCGTAATTGTAAAAATTGCTCACGAAAACGGAATACAGGTTATCCCTTTAGTTGGGCCATCTTCCATCCTATTGGCGATGATGGGTTCCGGAATGAACGGTCAGAGTTTTGCCTTCAACGGTTATCTTCCAATTGACAAAGGAGATAAAAAAACAGCGTTGAAAAACTTTGAAAATCTATCGAGTTCTAAAAATCAATCTCAAATTTTTATTGAAACGCCGTATAGAAATAATAAATTATTAGAAGATTTATTGCAGATATTACAACCTAATACACATCTTTGCATTGCAACCGATATTACCTTGCCAACAGAATTTATAAAAACGTTTCGCGTGGCTGACTGGAAAAAAATAAAGGTTGACCTGCATAACAGACCAACCATTTTTATTATTCACAAAATAATGTAATTATTTTACTTTAGCGTTTTTGATAGCGCGAATTCCGGAGGTTTCAAATCCGCCAAAATCTTTCATATACGTTTTAACTGAAGTTCCGTAATCGTCTTTGCATTTTTTCTCACCATTCGAATTCAAAAATCGTTTTACCGATCCTGAACCTCCCAAATGCGCTGCTGCCAAAATCCCTGATTCGGTTATTTTAACACCATCAACTATTTTACCTTCGT is part of the Flavobacterium sangjuense genome and harbors:
- a CDS encoding SAM-dependent methyltransferase, with the protein product MKPVTLKGKLYLIPTTLGEMNPHDVLPQTVKRAIDFIDDYIVENEKTARKFIKSIHPEKVQNSLRISSLNKRTEVSEYNAMIAPCLNGLNIGLMSEAGCPGVADPGAVIVKIAHENGIQVIPLVGPSSILLAMMGSGMNGQSFAFNGYLPIDKGDKKTALKNFENLSSSKNQSQIFIETPYRNNKLLEDLLQILQPNTHLCIATDITLPTEFIKTFRVADWKKIKVDLHNRPTIFIIHKIM